The following are encoded together in the Lathyrus oleraceus cultivar Zhongwan6 chromosome 3, CAAS_Psat_ZW6_1.0, whole genome shotgun sequence genome:
- the LOC127131931 gene encoding uncharacterized protein LOC127131931, translated as MTEASQPANFSDIRCDIPELRGDNYKAWKEKILLHLGWMDIDYAIRKYEPPAITDESTPAAIVLYERWERSNRLSVMFIKTKVTSGIRGSVDHPENVCDLLKAIDDQFVTSEKALASTLIMKFSSYRLTSVKGVREHIMKMCDISAQLKKLEVDMSDSFLVHYILNSLPSEYGPFKISYNTHKDNDQSMN; from the exons ATGACTGAAG CTTCTCAACCTGCTAATTTTTCTGATATCCGATGTGATATTCCCGAGCTCAGAGGAGATAACTATAAGGCGTGGAAGGAAAAAATTCTCCTCCATCTAGGATGGATGGACATAGATTATGCTATTAGGAAATACGAACCACCTGCAATTACAGATGAAAGTACTCCAGCTGCAATCGTACTATATGAGCGGTGGGAGAGATCCAACCGGCTCAGTGTGATGTTCATTAAGACTAAGGTCACAAGTGGAATACGTGGTTCTGTCGATCATCCTGAGAATGTCTGTGATTTGCTGAAAGCCATTGACGATCAGTTCGTCACTTCTGAAAAGGCTTTGGCAAGCACATTAATTATGAAATTTTCCTCCTACCGACTCACCAGTGTGAAAGGTGTGCGTGAGCACATAATGAAAATGTGTGACATTTCAGCTCAACTTAAGAAACTTGAGGTTGATATGTCTGACTCCTTCCTAGTGCACTATATTCTGAACTCTCTTCCGTCTGAGTATGGGCCTTTCAAGATCTCCTATAATACACATAAAGACAATGATCAATCAATGAATTAA